The Elaeis guineensis isolate ETL-2024a chromosome 13, EG11, whole genome shotgun sequence genome includes a region encoding these proteins:
- the LOC105055896 gene encoding ubiquitin-conjugating enzyme E2 2, whose protein sequence is MVSSAQLRLMSDLKAIRNEPPEGCSASPLSDENLFVWSATIFGPDETPWEGGVFGLRLTFGDNYPEKPPRVRFTSEVFHPNVYNDGVLCMDIIQDAWSPCHNVCTILTSIQSLLTDPNPASPANTEAAYLFEHDIQAYNRRVRQCARKSIESS, encoded by the exons ATGGTGTCGTCCGCCCAGCTTCGCCTCATGTCTGATCTCAAGGCCATAAGAAACGAGCCTCCCGAG GGATGCAGTGCGAGTCCCTTGTCGGATGAGAACTTGTTTGTCTGGAGCGCGACCATATTTGGTCCTGATGAAACCCCTTGGGAAG GTGGTGTCTTTGGCTTGAGGCTGACCTTTGGTGATAATTATCCAGAGAAACCCCCTCGTGTTCGGTTCACATCAGAAGTGTTCCATCCAAATG TTTATAACGATGGAGTGCTATGTATGGATATTATCCAAGATGCATGGTCTCCCTGTCACAATGTTTGCACAATTTTGACATCAATCCAG TCACTTCTTACCGATCCAAACCCAGCAAGTCCTGCAAATACTGAGGCTGCTTACTTATTCGAGCATGATATTCAGGCTTATAACAG GAGAGTGCGGCAATGTGCTCGCAAGTCCATTGAATCTTCATAA
- the LOC105055895 gene encoding endo-1,4-beta-xylanase 1 isoform X1, protein MLVVSSVNKPRLRNRCRRDRMRRWLSAGCLSGPRRRSVRTHDRPDPTGTSGGSVVEPRGSNSTADPQSSVSTGSQRMEMAVDLQVSQQKNIILNHEFSEGLNYWHPNCCHAYVASEVSGLLDGVRANSGGNYAVVTKRTESWQGLEQDITEKITIGVRYNVLAYVRAFGDLQEPCGVQATLKLENQDSFINYLFVERVLVAKDHWGKLEGSFSLTSMPKRAVFFLEGPPSGVDLLIDSVTVSYEKTEMVIGPQISHTNNIISNHDFSGGLHSWCPNCCHAYVASEWSGFLNGVRANSGGNYAVVTKRTECWQGLEQDITGKVSSGNTYFVSAYVQVYGDLRGSTAVQATLKLEYSDSSTSYLFIERILASKERWEKLEGSFSLTTMPRRIVFLLEGPPPGLDLLIDSVTISSSGLKQFEEKSTRFVTNGAETIIRNSHFDAGIHNWSGRGCKIHRHEFGGYGKICPFSGKFFVSATERSQSWNGIQQEITGQVQRKLAYEVTSVVQISGGASSADVRATLWVQAPNGREEYIGIAKMQASDKEWVQLRGKFLLNGVASKVVIFLEGPPPGTDLLVDSLVVKRAAEVPSSPPPHFENVLYGVNIIKNSTLNDGLNGWSPLGSCTLRVYTDPDHLFRLVAGNSPAHDQPLSNHYILTTNRTETWMGPSQTITGKLKLHLTYRVAAWVRVGSGATGPQNVNVALNIDNQWINGGHIEANTDRWYEVKGSFRIEKQPSKVVVYVQGPSPGVDLMLGGLQIFPVDRKARFKNLKEITEKVRKRDVVLKLPGLNSASLHGASIKIRQTQNSFPFGSCINKTNIENEEFVDFFVKNFNWAVFGNELKWYHTEPQQGKLNYKDADEMLDFCQRHGKETRGHCIFWEVEDAVQPWIRSLNSHELMMAIQNRLKSLLSRYKGKFRHYDVNNEMLHGSFYQDKLGEDIRAYMFRESHQLDPSAILFVNDYNVEDGCDSKSTPEMYIHQILDLQERGAPVGGIGIQAHISHPVGEIICDALDKLAILDLPVWFTELDVSAVNEHVRADDLEVVLREAYAHPAVGGVMLWGFWELFMFRDNSHLVDAEGKINEAGKRYLALKQEWLSHADGHIDAHGEFKFRGYHGTYTLEITTPSGKKISQSFVVDGGDSPLVLIVKL, encoded by the exons ATGCTTGTTGTCTCTTCCGTTAATAAACCTCGACTGAGAAACCGCTGCCGCCGAGATCGTATGAGGAGGTGGCTGTCGGCCGGTTGTCTCAGCGGGCCGAGGCGGCGTTCCGTCAGAACCCACGACCGACCGGATCCCACG GGGACTAGTGGAGGATCCGTGGTTGAACCACGAGGAAGCAATTCCACTGCTGACCCACAAAGCAGCGTCTCGACCGGCTCTCAG AGAATGGAAATGGCGGTTGATTTGCAAGTTAGTCAGCAGAAAAATATCATCTTGAATCATGAATTCTCGGAAGGGCTGAATTACTGGCATCCCAATTGCTGTCATGCGTATGTGGCATCGGAAGTGTCTGGTCTTCTTGATGGAGTTAGAGCAAACTCGGGGGGTAATTATGCTGTAGTCACGAAGCGGACTGAAAGCTGGCAAGGTTTGGAGCAGGACATTACAGAGAAAATTACCATTGGTGTGAGATATAATGTCTTGGCCTATGTTAGAGCCTTCGGGGATCTTCAGGAACCTTGTGGAGTCCAAGCAACGCTGAAATtggagaatcaagattcttttatcaattatttatttgtCGAAAG GGTCCTAGTTGCAAAAGATCACTGGGGGAAGTTGGAAGGTTCCTTTTCATTGACAAGCATGCCCAAACGTGCAGTGTTTTTTTTGGAAGGACCTCCTTCTGGTGTAGACCTGCTCATAGATTCTGTAACAGTCTCTTATGAG AAAACAGAGATGGTAATTGGTCCTCAGATAAGTCACACAAACAACATTATCTCAAATCATGACTTCTCTGGAGGTCTTCATTCTTGGTGTCCTAACTGTTGCCATGCGTATGTGGCTTCTGAGTGGTCTGGTTTCCTTAATGGAGTAAGAGCAAACTCAGGGGGAAATTATGCTGTTGTCACAAAACGTACTGAATGCTGGCAAGGGTTGGAACAGGATATCACAGGGAAAGTTTCTTCTGGTAATACATACTTCGTCTCAGCCTATGTTCAAGTTTATGGGGATCTTCGGGGTTCCACTGCAGTCCAAGCAACACTGAAATTAGAGTATTCAGATTCTTCTACTAGTTACTTATTTATTGAGAG GATATTAGCCTCCAAAGAACGATGGGAAAAGTTGGAAGGCTCTTTTTCACTGACAACCATGCCCAGACGCATTGTATTTTTATTGGAAGGACCTCCACCTGGGTTGGACCTGCTCATAGATTCTGTCACCATCTCTTCTTCTGGCCTAAAGCAGTTTGAG GAAAAGAGCACCAGATTTGTTACCAATGGAGCTGAGACTATTATACGGAACTCTCATTTTGATGCTGGCATACATAATTGGTCTGGAAGAGGATGCAAGATTCATAGACATGAATTTGGAGGGTATGGGAAAATATGTCCATTTAGTGGAAAATTTTTTGTTTCAGCAACTGAGCGCAGTCAAAGCTGGAATGGTATCCAGCAGGAAATCACTGGTCAGGTCCAAAGAAAGCTTGCGTATGAGGTCACTTCAGTAGTTCAGATATCTGGAGGTGCTAGTTCTGCTGACGTGCGGGCAACTTTGTGGGTTCAGGCACCAAATGGCCGTGAAGAATACATAGGCATTGCCAA AATGCAGGCATCAGATAAAGAGTGGGTGCAGTTGCGGGGAAAATTCCTCTTAAATGGTGTTGCTTCAAAAGTTGTAATATTTTTAGAAGGGCCGCCACCGGGTACTGACCTTCTTGTCGACAGTTTAGTAGTAAAACGTGCTGCAGAAGTCCCATCTTCACCTCCACCTCATTTTGAG AATGTGTTGTATGGAGTTAATATAATCAAGAACAGCACTCTTAATGATGGTCTAAATGGATGGAGTCCTCTCGGCTCATGTACTCTACGCGTATATACTGATCCAGACCATTTGTTTCGTTTGGTGGCCGGTAATTCTCCTGCGCATGACCAACCTCTAAGCAATCACTACATCCTCACTACGAATCGCACAGAGACCTGGATGGGCCCTTCTCAGACAATCACAGGCAAGCTGAAGTTGCACTTGACATACCGAGTTGCTGCTTGGGTTCGTGTTGGATCAGGTGCAACTGGTCCTCAAAACGTCAATGTGGCACTGAACATAGATAATCAGTGGATCAATGGGGGACACATTGAAGCAAACACTGACAGATGGTATGAAGTCAAGGGATCTTTTAGAATTGAGAAGCAGCCATCCAAAGTTGTAGTTTATGTTCAAGGACCTTCACCAGGTGTTGATCTGATGCTTGGAGGACTCCAGATATTTCCAGTTGACAGGAAAGCACGATTCAAAAATCTGAAGGAAATAACTGAAAAG GTAAGGAAACGTGATGTTGTGCTAAAACTCCCCGGTTTGAACAGTGCCAGTTTACATGGTGCAAGTATAAAAATTAGGCAAACACAGAACAGCTTTCCATTTGGGTCTTGTATCAATAAGACAAATATCGAGAATGAGGAATTTGTTGATTTCTTTGTGAAGAATTTCAATTGGGCAGTGTTCGGGAATGAGTTGAAGTGGTACCACACAGAGCCACAACAAGGGAAGTTGAACTACAAAGATGCTGATGAGATGCTGGATTTTTGTCAGAGACATGGTAAAGAAACTAGAGGCCATTGCATCTTCTGGGAAGTGGAAGATGCTGTCCAGCCATGGATCCGATCGTTGAACAGTCATGAGCTGATGATGGCCATCCAGAATCGTCTCAAAAGTCTGCTGTCTAGGTACAAGGGCAAGTTCAGGCACTATGATGTTAATAATGAGATGCTTCATGGCTCATTCTATCAAGATAAGCTTGGAGAAGATATCAGAGCATACATGTTTAGAGAATCCCATCAGCTGGATCCTTCGGCTATCCTGTTTGTGAATGATTATAATGTAGAAGATGGATGTGATTCTAAGTCTACTCCAGAGATGTATATCCACCAGATCCTTGATCTGCAAGAGCGAGGTGCACCAGTGGGAGGGATTGGCATACAAGCTCATATCAGTCATCCTGTGGGAGAAATTATATGTGATGCATTGGATAAATTGGCAATACTGGATCTTCCTGTTTGGTTTACTGAGTTGGACGTCTCTGCAGTAAATGAACATGTTCGAGCCGATGACCTGGAGGTTGTCCTCCGTGAAGCCTATGCACATCCTGCTGTTGGGGGGGTCATGCTTTGGGGATTTTGGGAATTGTTCATGTTCAGGGATAACTCTCACTTGGTTGATGCTGAAGGCAAGATTAATGAAGCCGGTAAGAGGTACCTTGCTCTGAAGCAAGAGTGGTTGTCGCATGCTGATGGGCATATTGATGCCCATGGAGAATTCAAATTTAGGGGGTACCACGGAACATACACTCTGGAAATAACAACTCCTTCAGGAAAGAAAATATCACAATCATTTGTTGTTGATGGTGGAGATTCTCCACTTGTGTTAATTGTAAAGTTATAG
- the LOC105055895 gene encoding endo-1,4-beta-xylanase 1 isoform X2: MLVVSSVNKPRLRNRCRRDRMRRWLSAGCLSGPRRRSVRTHDRPDPTGTSGGSVVEPRGSNSTADPQSSVSTGSQRMEMAVDLQVSQQKNIILNHEFSEGLNYWHPNCCHAYVASEVSGLLDGVRANSGGNYAVVTKRTESWQGLEQDITEKITIGVRYNVLAYVRAFGDLQEPCGVQATLKLENQDSFINYLFVERVLVAKDHWGKLEGSFSLTSMPKRAVFFLEGPPSGVDLLIDSVTVSYEEKSTRFVTNGAETIIRNSHFDAGIHNWSGRGCKIHRHEFGGYGKICPFSGKFFVSATERSQSWNGIQQEITGQVQRKLAYEVTSVVQISGGASSADVRATLWVQAPNGREEYIGIAKMQASDKEWVQLRGKFLLNGVASKVVIFLEGPPPGTDLLVDSLVVKRAAEVPSSPPPHFENVLYGVNIIKNSTLNDGLNGWSPLGSCTLRVYTDPDHLFRLVAGNSPAHDQPLSNHYILTTNRTETWMGPSQTITGKLKLHLTYRVAAWVRVGSGATGPQNVNVALNIDNQWINGGHIEANTDRWYEVKGSFRIEKQPSKVVVYVQGPSPGVDLMLGGLQIFPVDRKARFKNLKEITEKVRKRDVVLKLPGLNSASLHGASIKIRQTQNSFPFGSCINKTNIENEEFVDFFVKNFNWAVFGNELKWYHTEPQQGKLNYKDADEMLDFCQRHGKETRGHCIFWEVEDAVQPWIRSLNSHELMMAIQNRLKSLLSRYKGKFRHYDVNNEMLHGSFYQDKLGEDIRAYMFRESHQLDPSAILFVNDYNVEDGCDSKSTPEMYIHQILDLQERGAPVGGIGIQAHISHPVGEIICDALDKLAILDLPVWFTELDVSAVNEHVRADDLEVVLREAYAHPAVGGVMLWGFWELFMFRDNSHLVDAEGKINEAGKRYLALKQEWLSHADGHIDAHGEFKFRGYHGTYTLEITTPSGKKISQSFVVDGGDSPLVLIVKL, from the exons ATGCTTGTTGTCTCTTCCGTTAATAAACCTCGACTGAGAAACCGCTGCCGCCGAGATCGTATGAGGAGGTGGCTGTCGGCCGGTTGTCTCAGCGGGCCGAGGCGGCGTTCCGTCAGAACCCACGACCGACCGGATCCCACG GGGACTAGTGGAGGATCCGTGGTTGAACCACGAGGAAGCAATTCCACTGCTGACCCACAAAGCAGCGTCTCGACCGGCTCTCAG AGAATGGAAATGGCGGTTGATTTGCAAGTTAGTCAGCAGAAAAATATCATCTTGAATCATGAATTCTCGGAAGGGCTGAATTACTGGCATCCCAATTGCTGTCATGCGTATGTGGCATCGGAAGTGTCTGGTCTTCTTGATGGAGTTAGAGCAAACTCGGGGGGTAATTATGCTGTAGTCACGAAGCGGACTGAAAGCTGGCAAGGTTTGGAGCAGGACATTACAGAGAAAATTACCATTGGTGTGAGATATAATGTCTTGGCCTATGTTAGAGCCTTCGGGGATCTTCAGGAACCTTGTGGAGTCCAAGCAACGCTGAAATtggagaatcaagattcttttatcaattatttatttgtCGAAAG GGTCCTAGTTGCAAAAGATCACTGGGGGAAGTTGGAAGGTTCCTTTTCATTGACAAGCATGCCCAAACGTGCAGTGTTTTTTTTGGAAGGACCTCCTTCTGGTGTAGACCTGCTCATAGATTCTGTAACAGTCTCTTATGAG GAAAAGAGCACCAGATTTGTTACCAATGGAGCTGAGACTATTATACGGAACTCTCATTTTGATGCTGGCATACATAATTGGTCTGGAAGAGGATGCAAGATTCATAGACATGAATTTGGAGGGTATGGGAAAATATGTCCATTTAGTGGAAAATTTTTTGTTTCAGCAACTGAGCGCAGTCAAAGCTGGAATGGTATCCAGCAGGAAATCACTGGTCAGGTCCAAAGAAAGCTTGCGTATGAGGTCACTTCAGTAGTTCAGATATCTGGAGGTGCTAGTTCTGCTGACGTGCGGGCAACTTTGTGGGTTCAGGCACCAAATGGCCGTGAAGAATACATAGGCATTGCCAA AATGCAGGCATCAGATAAAGAGTGGGTGCAGTTGCGGGGAAAATTCCTCTTAAATGGTGTTGCTTCAAAAGTTGTAATATTTTTAGAAGGGCCGCCACCGGGTACTGACCTTCTTGTCGACAGTTTAGTAGTAAAACGTGCTGCAGAAGTCCCATCTTCACCTCCACCTCATTTTGAG AATGTGTTGTATGGAGTTAATATAATCAAGAACAGCACTCTTAATGATGGTCTAAATGGATGGAGTCCTCTCGGCTCATGTACTCTACGCGTATATACTGATCCAGACCATTTGTTTCGTTTGGTGGCCGGTAATTCTCCTGCGCATGACCAACCTCTAAGCAATCACTACATCCTCACTACGAATCGCACAGAGACCTGGATGGGCCCTTCTCAGACAATCACAGGCAAGCTGAAGTTGCACTTGACATACCGAGTTGCTGCTTGGGTTCGTGTTGGATCAGGTGCAACTGGTCCTCAAAACGTCAATGTGGCACTGAACATAGATAATCAGTGGATCAATGGGGGACACATTGAAGCAAACACTGACAGATGGTATGAAGTCAAGGGATCTTTTAGAATTGAGAAGCAGCCATCCAAAGTTGTAGTTTATGTTCAAGGACCTTCACCAGGTGTTGATCTGATGCTTGGAGGACTCCAGATATTTCCAGTTGACAGGAAAGCACGATTCAAAAATCTGAAGGAAATAACTGAAAAG GTAAGGAAACGTGATGTTGTGCTAAAACTCCCCGGTTTGAACAGTGCCAGTTTACATGGTGCAAGTATAAAAATTAGGCAAACACAGAACAGCTTTCCATTTGGGTCTTGTATCAATAAGACAAATATCGAGAATGAGGAATTTGTTGATTTCTTTGTGAAGAATTTCAATTGGGCAGTGTTCGGGAATGAGTTGAAGTGGTACCACACAGAGCCACAACAAGGGAAGTTGAACTACAAAGATGCTGATGAGATGCTGGATTTTTGTCAGAGACATGGTAAAGAAACTAGAGGCCATTGCATCTTCTGGGAAGTGGAAGATGCTGTCCAGCCATGGATCCGATCGTTGAACAGTCATGAGCTGATGATGGCCATCCAGAATCGTCTCAAAAGTCTGCTGTCTAGGTACAAGGGCAAGTTCAGGCACTATGATGTTAATAATGAGATGCTTCATGGCTCATTCTATCAAGATAAGCTTGGAGAAGATATCAGAGCATACATGTTTAGAGAATCCCATCAGCTGGATCCTTCGGCTATCCTGTTTGTGAATGATTATAATGTAGAAGATGGATGTGATTCTAAGTCTACTCCAGAGATGTATATCCACCAGATCCTTGATCTGCAAGAGCGAGGTGCACCAGTGGGAGGGATTGGCATACAAGCTCATATCAGTCATCCTGTGGGAGAAATTATATGTGATGCATTGGATAAATTGGCAATACTGGATCTTCCTGTTTGGTTTACTGAGTTGGACGTCTCTGCAGTAAATGAACATGTTCGAGCCGATGACCTGGAGGTTGTCCTCCGTGAAGCCTATGCACATCCTGCTGTTGGGGGGGTCATGCTTTGGGGATTTTGGGAATTGTTCATGTTCAGGGATAACTCTCACTTGGTTGATGCTGAAGGCAAGATTAATGAAGCCGGTAAGAGGTACCTTGCTCTGAAGCAAGAGTGGTTGTCGCATGCTGATGGGCATATTGATGCCCATGGAGAATTCAAATTTAGGGGGTACCACGGAACATACACTCTGGAAATAACAACTCCTTCAGGAAAGAAAATATCACAATCATTTGTTGTTGATGGTGGAGATTCTCCACTTGTGTTAATTGTAAAGTTATAG
- the LOC140853183 gene encoding uncharacterized protein, translated as MREDERIVVECNQLGQPIKKAACLLTLFLGTVARRPQLCPLGYAKWNDMLPTYKVELLRVIESKFVLPPSTHDFVMKSLNRKWKEYRAQLKKDYMRQGMTEEEVARNYPPDVPPHQWMELVHYWFSERAQTYSAIGRAARAAQSVPHISGSKSYARLRQEFEDEHGRESGQVEFYRMTHTHQDGTFVRDESRDLYERATSLIAERDDESAASTQQSRIEAEVFTELMGPERYGRVRGYGVGVTPTQLSEVSRYTQHAAADAQDSRVRRLEMEIQEIRQSRTAEMEEMRQSCAEMQAMRGQIDRLTSLLEMYGSSQAPGTSGTRRDSGTSRGDNDDHPPAD; from the exons ATGCGTGAGGacgagaggattgttgtggagtgcaatcagctaggtcagccaattaagaaagctgcctgcttattgactttatttttggggactgttgctcggaggcctcagctatgtccgttgggctatgcaaaatggaatgacatgcttccaacgtacaaagttgagctcctccgagttatagag agcaagtttgttctccctccatccactcatgattttgtaatgaagtctctcaaccgcaaatggaaagaatatagagcacaattgaagaaggactatatgagacagggtatgacagaggaggaggttgctaggaattatcctcctgatgtaccccctcatcagtggatggagttggttcattattggttctccgagagggcacag acttattctgctattggtagagctgcacgagcagctcagtctgttcctcatatatcggggtcgaagagttatgcacgactccgacaggagttt gaggatgagcatggaAGGGAAtccggacaagtggagttttaccggatgactcatactcatcaggatggtacttttgttcgagatgagtcgagagatttatat gagagggctacatctctcattgcggagcgtgacgacgagtccgcagcatctacgcagcagagccgtatcgaggccgaggtgttcacagagttgatgggaccagagcgctacggccgagtgaggggttatggagtaggagtcacccccactcagttatctgaggttagtagatatacgcagcatgctgcagcagatgctcaggattcacgcgttcgcagactcgagatggagatacaggagattagacagagtcgtaccgctgagatggaggagatgcgacagagctgtgccgagatgcaggccatgaggggacagattgatcgccttacatctttattagagatgtatggttcatctcag gctcctggcacatcaggcacccgtcgagatagcggcacgtcacgtggagacaacgacgaccatccgcctgcagattga